The sequence CTGTTTTGTTTTATTTTGAGTATATATTTATTGTTTTGATGTTAATTTTTTTAATACATATGATTATTGGTTTTAAAAGTATTGATAAAAATAGAATTTTGACTCATTACTATTTGCTTGGTGGTATATTATATGTATCGCTATATACATTTTTTGTAAACATTGTAAAATTAGATAATGGTAGATGGCTATTTTTACTTGTTTGTGTAAGCATCTGGGTTGGTGATTCATTTGCATATTTTTGTGGAAAATCATTTGGAAAAATTAAATTGGCTCCAAATATCAGTCCGAATAAAACTTATGAAGGAGCTATCTGTGGCGTAATTTTTGGCACAATTTCTTCTATTATGTTTGCTTATTTTTTAAATATTGATTTAAAGGTAGCTTTTGGGGTAGGTTTAGTATCTAATATGGCAGGTATTTTTGGAGATTTGTCTGAGTCTGTTGTAAAGCGTATATATAAC is a genomic window of Desulfurella sp. containing:
- a CDS encoding phosphatidate cytidylyltransferase, whose translation is MIKRIISAGLLIPLVLAIILYAPLWLINLIILMVGLLSYFEWSNFTGLKERYLYFVLTAVFLSTVLFYFEYIFIVLMLIFLIHMIIGFKSIDKNRILTHYYLLGGILYVSLYTFFVNIVKLDNGRWLFLLVCVSIWVGDSFAYFCGKSFGKIKLAPNISPNKTYEGAICGVIFGTISSIMFAYFLNIDLKVAFGVGLVSNMAGIFGDLSESVVKRIYNKKDSSNIIPGHGGMLDRLDSLAFSAYLVYLMFLWKIF